The following are encoded in a window of Candida dubliniensis CD36 chromosome 4, complete sequence genomic DNA:
- a CDS encoding GPI-anchored cell surface glycoprotein (flocculin), putative (Similar to S. cerevisiae FLO11;~In S. cerevisiae: putative orthologue encodes protein required for formation of a buoyant biofilm at the cell culture broth surface, and affects cell-surface hydrophobicity; required for pseudohyphal formation, invasive growth, flocculation, and biofilms; transcriptionally regulated by the MAPK pathway (via Ste12p and Tec1p) and the cAMP pathway (via Flo8p);~shares also several regions of similarity with C albicans orf19.1321 and orf19.1327) has translation MRFATTQLATLAWFILATEATIPLKGFFNDTNKNAAPVITELGVYHEEESTNDQQQKVEGFNIDTNIKKKRNNGNSGDFNGEVFITSTKELKTTVVVTSCLNNVCSETSITKPKTTVIATTSKHSTSKPTHATTSKHTTAKSTHATTSKHTTAKSTHATTSKHSTSKPTHATTSKHLSSKSTHATTSKYLSSKPSHATTTSKHSTSKPPFPFTTTKSVTPLSSSIASTKHTNHKSHKPSKTVVTMSSCSNNACSHSEVTTGVIIVTDKETVYTTFCPLTDTDTEIETISKHSTHATTSKHLTHATTTSKYSTSKPPFPFTTTKSVTPLSSSIASTKHTNHKSHKPSKTVVTMSSCSNNACSHSEVTTGVIIVTDKETVYTTFCPLTDTDTETETISKHSTHATTSKHLTHASTTSKHSTSKPPFPFTTTKSVTPLSSSTASTKHTNHKSHKPSKTVVTMSSCSNNACSHSEVTTGVIIVTDKETVYTTFCPLTDTDTEIETISKHSTHATTSKHSTHASTPKHSTGESSHATTVKHSTAKHSTHATPSEHTSVESSHATTIKHSTAKHSTHAIPSEHSTVKHSTHATPSEHTSVESSHATTVKHSTAKHSSHATPSEHTSVESSHVTTIKHSTVKHSTHATPSEHSTHASIPKHSTGESSHATTIKHSTAKHSTHATPSEHTSVESSYVTTVKHSTIKHSTHATPSEHTTVESSHATTIKHSTAKHSTHAIPSEHTSVETASGTTSEHTSVKSSHVTTIKHSTAKHSTHAIPSEHTSVESSHATTVKHSTAKHSTHTTPSEHTSVESSHATTIKHSTAKHSTHAIPSEHSTVKHSTHAIPSEHTSVESSHATTIKHSTAKHSTHAIPSEHTSVESSHATTVKHSTVETALGTTSEHTSVESGSVTKSIHVKTSRQSTVESTSSVASASESSDLVNSSESTAFESSISTTTSKDSTSKPSTSVSTLEYSTSKPPAPATTLEYSTTESTILSSTSKSSTLGSSVPSSAPESSILTTTPDSSSESLISTTTSKYSSSEFSSSPTTLKSYSTKSTIPGTIVYSSSTTLGYSVTKFSNLTTTSKPSLSTTTTELFTSATTLKSLVSESSVPESSIISTTLMYSSFDSTTSIETPKSTISESSGSANPSKSSTSAWSTLTTTPESSPMTSILSTNKSSKPSTTPESAVVTTKNPSTESTTEATTWESSAFESSVSTTTPKSSVAVTTPEWSSVDTTSNPSVPNTILEHSTSAGETSSGSVYTISEQSTTVITVTSCSNNLCSKTEVATGVTIITSDTTSYTTFCPLTETTPVSPALESSVTVGKSTSNIETTPVSESAVSTTSVASSAASTTSVGSSAASTTPVSKSAVSTTSVASSAASTTSVGSSAASTTPVASSAASTTSVGSSAASTTPVSKSAVSTTSVASSAASTSITPDVKATTNSQGTKSTLVGTDSTSTSETTVMVYTTKSVASTTLESISVAVSSAAQSSVAAISTYEGTGNNMKFSFSVAIFGIAAFVI, from the coding sequence ATGAGATTTGCAACTACTCAACTTGCCACGCTCGCTTGGTTTATTTTAGCAACTGAAGCTACCATTCCGTTAAAAGGGTTCTTTAATGATACCAACAAGAATGCTGCTCCAGTTATTACTGAATTAGGTGTTTACCATGAAGAAGAATCTACTAatgatcaacaacaaaaagttgaaggatttaatattgatacAAACattaagaagaaaagaaataatggGAATTCTGGTGACTTCAATGGTGAAGTATTTATTACTTCTaccaaagaattgaaaactaCTGTGGTAGTTACTTCATGTTTAAACAATGTATGTAGTGAAACATCAATTACTAAACCAAAAACTACGGTCATTGCTACCACCTCGAAGCATTCAACGTCTAAGCCAACTCATGCTACTACTTCAAAACATACCACTGCCAAGTCAACTCATGCTACTACTTCGAAACATACCACTGCTAAATCCACCCATGCTACTACTTCCAAGCATTCAACGTCTAAGCCAACTCATGCTACTACTTCCAAACATTTGTCTTCCAAGTCCACCCATGCTACTACTTCTAAATATTTGTCCTCTAAACCAAGTCATGCTACTACCACATCGAAGCATTCAACTTCAAAGCCACCATTTCCATTTACTACAACAAAATCTGTTACACCtttatcatcttcaattgCCTCCACTAAACATACCAATCATAAATCCCATAAACCTTCGAAAACCGTTGTTACTATGTCATCATGTTCAAATAATGCATGTAGTCATTCTGAAGTTACTACTGGTGTTATAATTGTTACTGATAAAGAAACTGTTTACACAACATTTTGTCCACTCACTGATACAGACACAGAAATTGAGACTATTTCAAAGCACTCGACTCATGCTACTACATCAAAACACTTAACTCATGCTACTACCACATCGAAGTATTCAACTTCAAAGCCACCATTTCCATTTACTACAACAAAATCTGTTACACCtttatcatcttcaattgCCTCCACTAAACATACCAATCATAAATCTCACAAACCTTCAAAAACCGTTGTTACTATGTCATCTTGTTCAAATAATGCATGTAGCCATTCTGAAGTCACTACTGGTGTTATAATTGTTACTGATAAAGAAACTGTTTACACAACATTTTGTCCACTCACTGATACAGACACAGAAACTGAGACTATTTCAAAGCACTCGACTCATGCTACTACATCAAAACACTTAACTCATGCTAGTACCACATCGAAGCATTCAACTTCAAAGCCACCATTTCCATTTACTACAACAAAATCTGTTACACCtttatcatcttcaacTGCCTCCACTAAACATACCAATCATAAATCCCACAAACCTTCAAAAACCGTTGTTACTATGTCATCATGTTCAAATAATGCATGTAGCCATTCTGAAGTTACTACTGGTGTTATAATTGTTACTGATAAAGAAACTGTTTACACAACATTTTGTCCACTCACTGATACAGACACAGAAATTGAGACTATTTCAAAGCACTCGACTCATGCTACTACATCAAAACACTCGACCCATGCTAGTACTCCAAAGCATTCTACTGGTGAATCAAGTCATGCTACTACCGTGAAACACTCTACTGCTAAGCACTCAACTCATGCCACTCCATCAGAACACACTAGTGTTGAATCAAGTCAtgccaccaccatcaaACACTCTACTGCTAAGCACTCAACTCATGCTATTCCATCAGAACATTCTACTGTCAAGCACTCAACACATGCCACTCCATCAGAACATACCAGTGTTGAATCAAGTCATGCTACTACCGTGAAACATTCTACTGCTAAGCACTCAAGTCATGCTACTCCATCAGAACATACCAGTGTTGAATCAAGCCATGTTACCACCATCAAGCACTCTACTGTCAAGCACTCAACACATGCTACTCCATCAGAACACTCGACTCATGCTAGTATTCCAAAGCATTCTACTGGTGAATCAAGTCATGCTACTACCATCAAACACTCTACTGCTAAGCACTCAACTCATGCCACTCCATCAGAACATACCAGTGTTGAATCAAGTTATGTTACTACCGTGAAACATTCTACTATCAAGCACTCAACTCATGCTACTCCATCGGAACATACCACTGTTGAATCAAGTCAtgccaccaccatcaaACACTCTACTGCTAAGCACTCAACTCATGCTATTCCATCAGAACACACCAGTGTTGAAACTGCTTCAGGTACTACTTCAGAGCATACTAGTGTTAAATCAAGTCATGTTACCACCATCAAACATTCCACTGCTAAGCACTCAACTCATGCTATTCCATCAGAACACACCAGTGTTGAATCAAGCCATGCTACTACCGTGAAACACTCTACTGCTAAGCACTCAACTCATACTACTCCATCAGAACATACCAGTGTTGAATCAAGTCAtgccaccaccatcaaACACTCTACTGCTAAGCACTCAACTCATGCTATTCCATCAGAACATTCTACTGTCAAGCACTCAACACATGCTATTCCATCAGAACATACCAGTGTTGAATCAAGTCATGCTACCACCATCAAACACTCTACTGCTAAGCACTCAACCCATGCTATTCCATCAGAACACACTAGTGTTGAATCAAGTCATGCTACTACCGTGAAACATTCTACTGTTGAAACTGCTTTAGGTACTACTTCAGAACACACTAGTGTTGAATCAGGTTCAGTTACTAAATCAATTCACGTCAAAACTTCGAGACAGTCTACCGTTGAGTCAACATCAAGCGTGGCTTCTGCTTCTGAGTCATCAGATTTAGTTAATAGTCTGGAATCAACTGCTTTTGAGTCTTCGATCTCAACCACTACTTCAAAAGACTCAACTTCTAAGCCATCGACTTCAGTCAGCACTTTAGAATATTCTACTTCCAAGCCTCCTGCTCCTGCTACTACTTTAGAATATTCAACTACTGAATCCACCATTTTGAGTAGCACTTCCAAGTCATCTACTTTGGGATCATCTGTACCAAGCTCTGCTCCAGAGTCGTCAATATTAACTACCACACCAGACTCATCTTCTGAATCTTTAATTTCCACTACTACCTCAAAGTACTCATCTTCTGAATTCTCCAGTTCACCAACTACGTTGAAGTCATATTCCACCAAGTCAACCATTCCAGGTACCATAgtatattcttcttctactacTTTAGGATATTCAGTTACTAAGTTCAGCAATTTAACTACTACTTCAAAACCATCTTTGtcaactactactactgaGTTATTCACATCAGCAACTACTTTGAAATCATTAGTTTCAGAATCTTCTGTTCCTGAATCATCTATTATAAGTACCACCTTGATGTATTCTTCCTTCGATTCAACAacttcaattgaaacacCAAAGTCTACTATCTCTGAGTCATCGGGTTCAGCTAATCCTTCAAAGTCATCAACTTCAGCATGGTCTacattaacaacaactccAGAATCATCTCCTATGACTTCAATCCTTTCAACTAACAAGTCCTCCAAACCAAGTACCACGCCAGAGTCAGCTGTTGTTACCACAAAGAACCCATCTACTGAATCGACCACAGAAGCTACTACTTGGGAATCATCTGCCTTTGAGTCTTCAGTTTCAACAACTACACCAAAATCATCAGTAGCAGTCACAACTCCAGAATGGTCGTCTGTTGATACTACATCAAACCCATCTGTTCCAAATACTATCTTAGAACACTCAACTTCAGCTGGTGAAACGTCATCAGGTTCAGTGTACACAATTTCTGAGCAATCAACAACTGTTATAACTGTTACGTCATGttcaaacaatttatgCAGTAAAACTGAAGTAGCCACTGGTGTAACTATCATCACTTCTGATACAACAAGTTACACTACATTCTGTCCACTTACTGAAACCACTCCAGTATCTCCTGCTTTAGAATCACTGGTCACAGTTGGCAAATCGACTTCCAACATTGAAACCACTCCTGTTTCTGAAAGTGCTGTTTCTACTACCTCAGTTGCTTCGAGTGCTGCTTCTACTACCTCGGTTGGTTCAAGTGCTGCTTCTACTACTCCAGTTTCTAAAAGTGCTGTTTCTACTACCTCAGTTGCTTCGAGTGCTGCTTCTACTACCTCGGTTGGTTCAAGTGCTGCTTCTACTACTCCAGTTGCTTCGAGTGCTGCTTCTACTACCTCGGTTGGTTCAAGTGCTGCTTCTACTACTCCAGTTTCTAAAAGTGCTGTTTCTACTACCTCAGTTGCTTCAAGTGCTGCTTCTACTTCGATTACTCCAGATGTTAAAGCCACAACAAATAGTCAAGGTACTAAATCCACCTTAGTTGGTACAGATTCTACATCTACTTCAGAAACTACCGTGATGGTTTACACCACTAAGAGCGTTGCTTCAACTACACTTGAATCGATTTCGGTTGCTGTATCATCTGCTGCTCAGTCAAGTGTTGCTGCTATTTCTACATACGAAGGTACTGGTAACAACATGAAGTTTTCTTTCAGTGTTGCAATTTTTGGTATTGCTGCCTTTGTAATTTAG